The Oryzihumus leptocrescens sequence GGTGACCAGCCAGATCGCGGCGAGCGGCGCCCACTCCCCCACGGCATCCGGATGCAGCTGCGGCCCCTCGACCAGCGTCGGGACCTCGCCGACGCGGGCAGCGCGGACGTCGTCGACCACCACGGGCAGCCGGAGCGTCGAGACCCGCTCGAACTCGTCGGCTGCCGCGGCGGGTCCCTGGGCCAGCACCTCGTCGAGCGGTGGGCCCAGGTCGACGAGACGGTCGAGGTGGTCGTAGGTGTAAGCGTCGATCGGGTGCAGCGGAAGGTCCAGCTCGTGGGCAAGCTGACGTGCGACGGTCGACTTGCCAGAGCCGGGGTTCCCGCCGATCCAGAACATCGTTACACCCATCCTCACAACCCCCGTGCCAGTCGTCGAGCCGTGACCGTGGCGCTGAGCATCACGGTCGGTTGGCCCGAAAACCTATGCCCTGCGCGGCCCACCGGCATCCGAGCGCTTGCGCTGGAACGGGAACACCGCACGTCAGACCCGCGTGGTGAAGGTCCGGTCGGGGTGGGGAGGGGGATGCGACAGGCCGTCAAGGGAGCGAGCGGGATGCTCGGATACGGTCGGCAGCGTGACCATCTACCACCTGGCGGAGCAACAGCACTGGGAGGCCGCGCGGGCCTCGGGGTCCTACGAGCAGTCGACGCTGGGGCGCACGCTGGCCGAGGAGGGCTTCATCCACTGCAGCTCGGCGCAGCAGTGGCCGGTCGTCAGGCGGGCGTTCTACGGGGAGTACCCGAAACCGTTGCTGCTGCTGGAGATCGACGAGTCGCGGCTGACCTCACCGCTGGTGCGGGAGGTGGGCAACCCGGAGACAGGTGAGGAGTTCCCGCACGTCTACGGGCCGATCGACGTCGACGCCGTCGTCGGCGTCACCGAGGTGCCGGCGCCTCACGCCTGACGGATCGCGAAGGCCAGGGCGTCGATCCGGGCGCGGGCCTCGCCGTCGGTGGCGATCCGCTCCCCGATGCGCGTCGCGACCCGCTGCACCTGCTCCTGTTCCAGGCCCGCCCGCAGCGACAGGACCACGCGCAGCGTGCCCGTGCCCGGCTCGCCCGCCTCGGCGGACACGTCGAGGACGTCGGGCTCCCCGGCGGTCGCACGGTCAAGGGCCTGGGCAATGAACGGGTCCTCGTGCGCCGGCAGCCACTCGCGCTGCTGGGCCAGCGCCCAGAGCATGCTCGGGCGCAGCACGGTCGGGCTCCCCGAGCCGAGGTCGAGGACCATGACGTCGCACCGCTCCTGCACGGCGGCCTGCGCGGCCAGCGCGCTGGTGACCGGCGACGGGCGGGCCGACGCGTCCCACGCCGCGAGCGCTTCGACGCTGCTGAACACCGGCAGGGCGCGCTGGCCGTCGGGAGCGGTGAGGGTGACCACGGCCATGTCGGTGGACTTCTCCACGGCCAGGTCGCCGGAGTCGTCGACCTCGGTGGGCGCCGCCACGATCGGCACGATCAGCCGCGCGCCGGCCAGCGCGGCCATCAGCGCGCGCTCGTCCGCCCGCTGCCCGAGCGCCTCCAGCAGCGCCGGGTCCGCCGCTCCGGTGTCGTCGTCGAAGCCGGTACCGGACAGCTGCCGGCCGGTGAAGGGGATGCCGGCCGAGTCGTGGCTCATGACTGCTCCTGCGGGGTGGTGACGACGGCGTCGAGCTCGACCTCGACGAGCATGGCGGGGTCGAGGAGCCCGGCGACGACCACCATGGTGGCGGCGGGGCGGACCGCGCCGAGCCGGGACCCGTGGGCCCGGCCCACGGCCTCGCAGTGGGCACGGTCGGTGACGTACATGCGCGTGCGGACCACGTCGGCGTCCGTGCCGCCGAGCCGGGTCAGCGCCGCGAGGGCGGCGTCGAGCGCGACCAGCGCCTGCGCACCGGCGTCACCGGGGTGGGTGACCGCTCCGTCGACGACCGCGGTGCAGCCGGAGACGTGCACCTGGTCGCCGACCCGGACCGCCCGGGCGTAGCCGAAGGCGTCCTCCCACGGCCCGCCGGAGGCGTCGACGCGGCGCACGCTCACGGCCGGCCGGCGACGTCGAGCGCGTCGGGCAGGGTGAACGCCCCGCGGTAGAGGGCGGAGCCGACGATCGCCCCCTCGACCCCGAGCGGCACGAGCCCGCGGATCGCCTCGATGTCGGCCAGCGTCGACACGCCGCCGGAGGCCACGACCGGGCGGTCGGTGCGGGCGCACACGTCCCGCAGCAGGTCCAGGTTGGGGCCCTTGAGCATGCCGTCCTTGTTGACGTCGGTGACGACGAAGCGCGAGCAGCCCTCGGCGTCGAGACGGGCCAGGGTCTCCCACAGGTCCCCGCCCTCCTGGGTCCAGCCCCGGGCGGCCAGGGTCGTGCCGCGCACGTCGAGGCCGACCGCGACCCGGTCACCGTGCTCGGCGATGGCGCGGGCGGTCCACTCCGGGTCCTCCAGCGCCGCGGTGCCGAGGTTGACCCGGCGGCAGCCGGTCGCCAGCGCCCGCTCCAGCGTCTCGGCGTCGCGGATGCCGCCCGACATCTCCACCTTCAGGTCGAGCCGCCCCACGATGCTCGCGAGCAGCTCGGCGTTGGAGCCACGACCGAACGCCGCGTCGAGGTCGACCAGGTGCAGCCACTCGGCGCCCTGCTCCTGCCAGGCGAGCGCGGCCTCCCACGGGTCGCCGAACTCGCCGCCGGTGCCGGCAACTCCCTGGACCAGCTGGACGGCCCGGCCGCCTGCCACGTCGACGGCGGGCAGCAGCTCGAGGCGGGGTGCAGTGGTCACGGATCTCCTTGTGTCGTGGGCGTTCTGGGGGACGGTCAGAGGGACTGGACCCAGTTGCGCAGCAGCTGGGCACCGGCGTCGCCGGACTTCTCCGGGTGGAACTGGGTCGCCGACAGCGGGCCGTTCTCGACGGCAGCCACGAACGGCTTGCCGTGCTCGCTCCAGGTGACCTTGGGCGCCATCGCGGCGAAGGCCCCCTGCGGCTCGAGCTGCCAGTGCGCGGCGGCGTAGGAGTGCACGAAGTAGAACCGTTCCTGCTCCACGCCGGCGAAGAGCCGGGTGCCCTCTGCCGCGCTGACCGTCGACCAGCCCATGTGTGGCACGACGTCGGCCTCGAGGCGCTCGACCATGCCGGGCCACTCCCCCAGCCCGGCCTCGTCGCCGTCGACGCTGGGCTCGGTGGAGCCGTCGAAGAGCACCTGCATGCCGACGCAGACCCCGAGCACCGGTCGCCCGCCAGACAGGCGCGTCTCGATCAGGCGAGGGCCGTCGACGGCCCGCAGCCCGCGCATACAGGCGTGGAAGTTACCCACGCCGGGCACGAGAAGGCCGTCGGCGGCCAGCACCGCGGACCGGTCGGCCGTGAGCTCGACGTCGGCGCCGACGCGCTCCAGGGCGCGCACCGCCGAACGGACGTTGCCACTGCCGTAGTCGAGCACCACCACGCGGGCAGCCATCTAGTGTCCTTCCATCTCGGCCCGCAGCCGGGCCTCATCCGTGACGATCGAGTCGAACGTCGCCAGGTGCGCCTCGTCCGGCTCCACCAGTCGGGAACCCTCGGCACCGGCGGCCGACAGCGGGTCGGCCAGCACACCCTGGCCGGGCAGGTCCAGCACCTCCATCAGCGACGCGAGCAGGCCACCGGCCTCACCACCGGCGTCGTGCAGGAGTCCGGCCACGTCGCGCACCGCACGTCGGTCACGCAGTCCGGCTGCGGCCACGAGCTCGTCCGGCCGCGCGGTCGGCAACCGCGACGAGCGCACCACACCGTGACCCGGCTCCCAGACGACCCAGCGCTGTATCGCGCGCCACCCGCCCGGTTGCAGCGACACCACGGCCCGGTCCTCCACCCGGAACAGGCCGACCGCCGCCCGCAGGCGGCTGGGGACCGGACGGGCGGCCAGCACGGTCAGGGCGTCGTCGTAGGGCGCGCGGGCCCGGGACGGCCCGGCCGGGACCACCGCGGTCCACCCCGGGAGGGGCAGCACGTGCACGGGCAGCAGACCACGCCGGGACCACGCGGCCACGGCGTCGGAGCGGCCCCGGACGAGCAGCACGCCCCGCCCGTGCCGCCCGGACCGCCACGGCACGTCCACGGGGTTTACAGGCTGCCCTTCGCGCTGGGGATGCCGCTGACCCGCGGGTCGCGCGCCACAGCAGCCCGCAGCGCCCGGGCCACGGCCTTGAACTGCGCCTCGACCAGGTGGTGCGGGTCGCGGCCGTACAGCACGCGCACGTGCAGGGCGATCCCGGCGTGGTGCGCCAGGCTCTCGAAAACGTGACGGGTCAGGGCACCGACGTAGCTGCCGCCGATGAGGACGTAGGCCTGGCCCTCGGGCTCGCCGGTGTGCACGACGTAGGGGCGCCCGGCCACGTCGACGACGGCCTGCACGAGGGTCTCGTCGAGCGGCACGGTCGCGTCGCCGAAGCGGGAGATGCCGCGCTTGTCGCCCAGCGCCTCCCGCAGCGCCTCGCCGAGGACGATCGCGACGTCCTCGACGGTGTGGTGCGCGTCGACGTCGACGTCGCCGGTGGCCTGCACCCGCAGGTCGATCAGGCTGTGCTTGGCCAGGCTGGCGAGCATGTGGTCGTAGAAGCGGACCCCGGTGCTGACCTGCGACTCGCCGGTGCCGTCGAGGTTGACCTCGACCTCGACCGTGCTCTCGTGGGTCTGCCGCCGGATGTGGGCGGTGCGGGCGGGGGCGGTGGTGCGGGCGTCGATGGCCTGGTCGGTCATGCGGGCTGCTCCTGC is a genomic window containing:
- a CDS encoding RidA family protein; this encodes MSVRRVDASGGPWEDAFGYARAVRVGDQVHVSGCTAVVDGAVTHPGDAGAQALVALDAALAALTRLGGTDADVVRTRMYVTDRAHCEAVGRAHGSRLGAVRPAATMVVVAGLLDPAMLVEVELDAVVTTPQEQS
- the priA gene encoding bifunctional 1-(5-phosphoribosyl)-5-((5-phosphoribosylamino)methylideneamino)imidazole-4-carboxamide isomerase/phosphoribosylanthranilate isomerase PriA, which translates into the protein MTTAPRLELLPAVDVAGGRAVQLVQGVAGTGGEFGDPWEAALAWQEQGAEWLHLVDLDAAFGRGSNAELLASIVGRLDLKVEMSGGIRDAETLERALATGCRRVNLGTAALEDPEWTARAIAEHGDRVAVGLDVRGTTLAARGWTQEGGDLWETLARLDAEGCSRFVVTDVNKDGMLKGPNLDLLRDVCARTDRPVVASGGVSTLADIEAIRGLVPLGVEGAIVGSALYRGAFTLPDALDVAGRP
- the hisH gene encoding imidazole glycerol phosphate synthase subunit HisH translates to MAARVVVLDYGSGNVRSAVRALERVGADVELTADRSAVLAADGLLVPGVGNFHACMRGLRAVDGPRLIETRLSGGRPVLGVCVGMQVLFDGSTEPSVDGDEAGLGEWPGMVERLEADVVPHMGWSTVSAAEGTRLFAGVEQERFYFVHSYAAAHWQLEPQGAFAAMAPKVTWSEHGKPFVAAVENGPLSATQFHPEKSGDAGAQLLRNWVQSL
- a CDS encoding DUF952 domain-containing protein codes for the protein MTIYHLAEQQHWEAARASGSYEQSTLGRTLAEEGFIHCSSAQQWPVVRRAFYGEYPKPLLLLEIDESRLTSPLVREVGNPETGEEFPHVYGPIDVDAVVGVTEVPAPHA
- the hisB gene encoding imidazoleglycerol-phosphate dehydratase HisB, with the protein product MTDQAIDARTTAPARTAHIRRQTHESTVEVEVNLDGTGESQVSTGVRFYDHMLASLAKHSLIDLRVQATGDVDVDAHHTVEDVAIVLGEALREALGDKRGISRFGDATVPLDETLVQAVVDVAGRPYVVHTGEPEGQAYVLIGGSYVGALTRHVFESLAHHAGIALHVRVLYGRDPHHLVEAQFKAVARALRAAVARDPRVSGIPSAKGSL
- a CDS encoding SseB family protein, which gives rise to MSHDSAGIPFTGRQLSGTGFDDDTGAADPALLEALGQRADERALMAALAGARLIVPIVAAPTEVDDSGDLAVEKSTDMAVVTLTAPDGQRALPVFSSVEALAAWDASARPSPVTSALAAQAAVQERCDVMVLDLGSGSPTVLRPSMLWALAQQREWLPAHEDPFIAQALDRATAGEPDVLDVSAEAGEPGTGTLRVVLSLRAGLEQEQVQRVATRIGERIATDGEARARIDALAFAIRQA